In Pedobacter sp. WC2423, the following are encoded in one genomic region:
- a CDS encoding DUF423 domain-containing protein, translated as MNRKIILTASFFGAVAVILGAFGAHSLKNVVAADQLAIWSKGVEYQFYHTFALLFLSTFARFRNKLVDFAYYSFTVGIIFFSGSLYLLATREVLQLSWVNIVGPITPLGGLLLITGWIFLFFAALKNR; from the coding sequence ATGAATAGAAAAATAATTTTGACTGCATCTTTCTTTGGAGCAGTAGCGGTAATACTAGGTGCATTTGGTGCGCATAGTCTGAAAAATGTAGTTGCTGCTGATCAGCTGGCCATCTGGAGTAAAGGCGTTGAATATCAGTTCTATCATACTTTTGCCTTACTTTTTCTATCTACCTTCGCCAGGTTCAGAAATAAGCTGGTTGATTTTGCCTATTACAGTTTTACCGTAGGGATTATCTTTTTTTCCGGATCACTTTATCTGCTGGCTACCCGTGAGGTACTACAGTTAAGCTGGGTAAATATTGTGGGGCCTATTACTCCTTTAGGAGGATTATTATTAATTACAGGCTGGATTTTTCTATTCTTTGCCGCCTTAAAAAACAGATAA
- the priA gene encoding primosomal protein N', with protein sequence MQELNDIDFSERDKLFIEVILPLSLSKNYIYRVPFDLNEHTAVGKRVIVQFGKNKIYTALIKSVSQTAPALYQAKYIIDVIDEHPVVNSMQLQFWDWMTAYYLCNEGDVMSAALPAGLKLASETIIIIREDVSLEELELTDKENILITALEKQKRLTVDQISKLLGQKTVFPLIRALLDKEVVHIAEEVVEKYKPLLKSYITLNPFYLEEGNFKQLFEVLERAPKQLDALLMYIKLSKSGIEISRQQLLEDSGCGQGALKALLDKEIFFLQKKTVSRLNEESDDMILNFKLSPAQNTALEKIETEFLTKDVVLLHGITASGKTQVYIKLIEQAIEKGGQVLFLLPEIALTTQIVERIKRYFGDAIGVYHSKFNDNERVEIWNNVMNGKYKIVLGARSAVFLPFKNLKLIVVDEEHESSYKQNEPAPRYQARDAAVYLAHLHQSKIILGSATPSIESYYNALHQKYGLVTLSERFGGVELPIQEVVGIAGETKKKKMVSYFSSVLIDDITATLERKEQVILFQNRRGYATILICKTCGFAPKCVNCDVSLTFHKSSGKLHCHYCGYHESSMNICPACGSVHIEQKGFGTERIEEELSLIFPEVKIARLDVDSTRTKNSLQKIIGDFQEKKTDILIGTQMVAKGLDFDNVTLIGVINADTLLNYPDFRAFERSFQLLAQVAGRAGRRDKQGKVCIQAYDADHRIIRQVVDNNYLEMYTDEIAERRQFHYPPFTRLIFINVKHKDSNLLNAAAARFATMLRAQLGTRVLGPEQPLVSRIRNYYIKQLIIKSDKSTAIHKVKAALKQTIADFNGENTFKGIIIQIDVDPY encoded by the coding sequence ATGCAGGAATTAAATGATATTGATTTTTCAGAAAGAGACAAGTTATTTATAGAAGTCATTTTACCGCTTTCTCTTTCAAAAAATTATATCTACCGTGTTCCATTTGACTTAAATGAACATACTGCTGTTGGTAAAAGAGTCATTGTGCAGTTTGGTAAAAACAAAATCTATACAGCACTGATTAAAAGTGTCAGCCAGACTGCTCCGGCCTTATACCAGGCAAAATATATTATTGATGTTATAGATGAACATCCGGTTGTAAACTCAATGCAATTGCAATTCTGGGACTGGATGACTGCATATTATCTCTGTAATGAAGGGGATGTGATGTCTGCGGCACTGCCAGCAGGATTAAAACTGGCGAGTGAGACCATTATTATAATCAGGGAAGATGTCTCTTTAGAAGAGCTTGAATTAACCGATAAGGAGAATATACTGATCACTGCACTGGAAAAGCAAAAACGCCTGACCGTAGATCAGATTTCTAAGTTATTAGGGCAGAAAACAGTATTTCCTCTGATCCGTGCGCTTTTAGATAAAGAGGTGGTTCATATTGCGGAAGAGGTTGTTGAAAAATATAAACCTTTATTAAAATCATATATTACCCTGAATCCTTTTTATCTTGAAGAAGGGAATTTCAAACAGCTGTTCGAAGTGCTGGAGCGTGCGCCAAAACAGCTGGATGCTCTGCTGATGTATATTAAACTTTCCAAATCCGGAATCGAAATATCAAGGCAGCAATTGCTGGAAGACAGTGGTTGCGGACAGGGAGCGTTGAAAGCATTGCTGGATAAGGAGATCTTCTTCCTTCAAAAGAAAACCGTAAGCCGGCTGAACGAGGAGTCGGATGATATGATTCTTAATTTCAAGCTCAGTCCGGCACAAAATACAGCTTTAGAAAAAATAGAAACAGAGTTCCTGACCAAAGATGTTGTTTTATTACATGGAATAACTGCTTCTGGTAAAACTCAGGTTTATATCAAATTGATTGAGCAGGCGATTGAAAAAGGCGGACAGGTTTTATTCCTTTTGCCTGAGATTGCATTGACTACACAGATTGTTGAACGGATCAAGCGTTATTTTGGAGATGCGATCGGGGTATATCATTCGAAATTTAATGACAATGAAAGGGTGGAGATCTGGAACAATGTAATGAACGGTAAATATAAAATCGTTCTTGGTGCACGTTCTGCAGTGTTTTTGCCATTTAAAAATCTGAAACTGATTGTAGTCGATGAAGAACATGAATCCTCTTACAAGCAAAATGAACCTGCGCCAAGGTATCAGGCCAGGGATGCCGCAGTTTACCTGGCACATTTGCACCAGTCAAAAATTATCCTGGGCTCGGCCACGCCGTCAATAGAAAGTTATTACAATGCACTTCATCAAAAATACGGCTTAGTTACCCTGAGTGAGCGCTTTGGAGGAGTTGAACTCCCAATTCAGGAAGTGGTAGGGATTGCCGGAGAAACCAAAAAGAAGAAAATGGTTTCTTATTTCTCCAGCGTACTGATTGATGATATCACCGCAACACTGGAAAGAAAAGAGCAGGTTATTCTTTTCCAGAACCGCAGAGGGTATGCGACTATCCTGATTTGTAAAACATGTGGTTTCGCTCCTAAATGTGTAAACTGTGATGTGAGCCTTACTTTCCACAAAAGCAGTGGCAAGCTGCATTGTCATTATTGCGGGTACCATGAAAGCAGTATGAATATTTGTCCTGCCTGTGGTTCTGTACATATTGAACAAAAGGGTTTTGGAACTGAAAGAATAGAAGAGGAGTTAAGCCTGATTTTTCCGGAAGTAAAAATTGCAAGGCTTGATGTAGACAGCACAAGAACAAAAAATAGTCTTCAGAAGATCATTGGTGATTTCCAGGAAAAGAAAACCGATATTCTGATTGGTACACAAATGGTCGCTAAAGGACTTGACTTTGATAATGTAACCCTGATCGGAGTAATCAATGCGGATACTTTATTGAATTACCCGGATTTCAGAGCGTTTGAACGTAGTTTTCAGCTGTTAGCACAAGTTGCAGGCCGTGCTGGCAGAAGAGATAAACAGGGGAAGGTATGTATACAGGCTTATGATGCTGATCACAGGATCATCAGACAGGTAGTGGACAACAATTACCTGGAAATGTATACGGATGAAATTGCTGAGCGCAGACAGTTTCATTATCCGCCTTTTACCAGGCTGATTTTTATCAATGTAAAACATAAAGATTCAAATTTGCTCAATGCAGCAGCTGCGCGTTTTGCAACGATGTTAAGAGCACAGCTCGGAACACGGGTACTGGGACCGGAACAACCTCTGGTTTCCAGGATCAGAAATTATTATATCAAACAACTGATTATTAAATCAGATAAATCAACCGCTATTCATAAAGTTAAGGCCGCACTTAAACAAACTATAGCAGACTTTAACGGAGAAAACACCTTTAAAGGGATAATTATACAGATAGATGTGGATCCTTATTAG
- a CDS encoding thioredoxin family protein, which produces MLDTAAREKLFESPEMKAQYAIEYPGYTPDPEAVEKLKSLLQHIKVMIVLGTWCGDCRRQVPRLYKVLDQAGFLAEQITLIFVDESKKAADGLTDHLNIDKVPTFIFTENEQEIGRITESPLVTLESDMIEILTK; this is translated from the coding sequence ATGCTAGATACAGCTGCCCGGGAAAAACTATTTGAATCTCCGGAAATGAAAGCACAATATGCTATAGAATATCCTGGCTACACACCCGATCCTGAGGCTGTAGAAAAGCTGAAATCATTGCTTCAGCATATAAAGGTTATGATCGTACTGGGTACCTGGTGCGGAGACTGCAGAAGACAAGTACCCCGGCTGTATAAAGTTCTGGACCAGGCCGGTTTTTTAGCAGAACAAATTACACTGATCTTTGTTGATGAATCAAAAAAGGCAGCAGATGGCTTAACCGATCACCTGAATATAGACAAGGTTCCCACTTTCATCTTTACCGAAAATGAACAAGAGATCGGCAGAATTACAGAATCTCCCTTAGTTACGCTGGAAAGCGATATGATTGAAATACTCACTAAATAA
- the lysS gene encoding lysine--tRNA ligase: MSTGLSELEILRRNALTQLRELGIDPYPPEGYEINTNAADILANYENNKDAYQKVSFAGRIMTRRIMGSAAFVEIQDATGRIQVYLKRDELCPEEDKTLYNTVFKKLLDLGDFIGIKGYVFTTQTGEISVHVTEFKLLSKSLKPLPIVKRDEDGNIFDGFTDPELRYRQRYVDLTVNPDFKQIFITRSKVINTMRAYFDEQGWMEVETPILQAIHGGAAARPFNTHHNTLDMPLYLRIANELYLKRLIVAGFDGVYEFGKMFRNEGMDRTHNPEFTSMEIYVAYKDYIWMMGMVENCLEKVAVATHGSPLVKVGEHEINFAGPYERLTMYESIQKYTGIDVSAMTEEQLKETCKSLNIEIDPSMGRGKLVDELFSEKVEANLIQPTYITDYPIEMTPLAKKHRSSEGLVERFELFVMGKEIGNAYTELNDPIDQKERFEEQLKLAARGDDEAMAMDDDFIRALEYGMPPTSGLGIGIDRLVMLMTNQSTIQEVLFFPQMRPEKKAKITTDEDFVNAGIPADWVQVIRKMGFNTIEDLAGANANKVFNDLGGMRKKLKIELPMPTKEEVTAWFS; encoded by the coding sequence ATGAGTACAGGATTATCAGAATTAGAAATACTGCGCAGAAATGCGCTTACTCAGTTACGTGAACTGGGCATTGATCCATATCCGCCTGAAGGATATGAAATCAATACAAACGCCGCCGATATACTGGCCAATTACGAAAATAATAAGGACGCTTATCAAAAAGTAAGTTTTGCAGGCAGAATCATGACCCGCCGTATTATGGGAAGTGCAGCTTTTGTAGAGATACAAGATGCAACCGGCCGTATCCAGGTTTATTTAAAAAGAGACGAACTTTGTCCTGAGGAGGATAAAACACTTTACAATACAGTTTTCAAGAAATTATTGGATCTTGGTGATTTCATCGGGATTAAAGGTTATGTCTTTACCACACAAACTGGTGAAATTTCAGTACACGTAACCGAATTCAAATTACTTTCTAAATCACTAAAACCGCTTCCGATCGTTAAACGTGACGAAGACGGGAACATCTTTGATGGTTTTACTGATCCTGAATTAAGATACAGACAACGCTATGTAGATCTGACCGTAAATCCGGACTTTAAACAGATCTTTATCACCCGTTCTAAGGTAATCAATACCATGAGAGCCTACTTCGATGAGCAGGGCTGGATGGAAGTGGAAACACCTATCCTGCAAGCTATCCATGGTGGAGCAGCAGCACGTCCGTTTAATACGCATCACAATACCTTAGATATGCCTTTATACCTGAGAATTGCGAATGAGTTGTATTTAAAAAGACTGATCGTTGCTGGTTTTGATGGCGTATATGAGTTCGGAAAAATGTTCAGAAATGAAGGCATGGACCGTACGCATAACCCGGAGTTCACTTCCATGGAAATCTATGTAGCCTACAAAGATTATATCTGGATGATGGGCATGGTAGAAAACTGTCTGGAAAAAGTAGCTGTAGCCACTCACGGTTCACCGCTTGTTAAAGTTGGCGAACATGAGATTAACTTTGCAGGGCCATATGAGCGGCTGACCATGTATGAATCTATTCAGAAATATACAGGAATCGATGTTTCAGCAATGACTGAAGAACAGCTTAAAGAAACTTGTAAAAGCCTGAATATAGAGATTGATCCTTCTATGGGCCGTGGAAAACTGGTTGATGAATTATTCAGTGAAAAAGTAGAAGCTAATTTAATCCAGCCTACTTACATCACTGATTATCCGATAGAAATGACTCCGCTGGCTAAAAAGCACCGTAGTTCAGAAGGTCTGGTAGAGCGGTTTGAGCTTTTTGTAATGGGTAAAGAAATTGGAAATGCCTATACAGAGCTGAATGATCCTATTGATCAGAAAGAACGTTTTGAAGAACAGTTAAAACTGGCTGCAAGAGGTGATGATGAGGCCATGGCAATGGATGATGACTTTATCCGTGCCCTGGAATATGGTATGCCTCCAACTTCAGGTTTAGGTATTGGTATTGACCGTTTGGTGATGCTGATGACTAACCAGTCTACGATTCAGGAAGTTCTTTTCTTCCCGCAGATGAGACCGGAGAAAAAAGCAAAAATCACCACTGATGAGGATTTTGTAAACGCAGGTATCCCGGCAGACTGGGTTCAGGTGATCCGTAAAATGGGTTTCAATACGATAGAAGATTTAGCGGGAGCCAATGCAAACAAAGTATTTAATGATTTAGGCGGTATGCGTAAAAAGTTAAAAATTGAGTTGCCAATGCCGACCAAAGAAGAGGTAACCGCCTGGTTCTCTTAA
- the ung gene encoding uracil-DNA glycosylase, with protein MSAALEPGWLKVLEPEFEKEYMKNLKAFLLQEKQAGKTVYPKGADIFAAFNHTPFDKVEVVILGQDPYHGDGQAHGLSFSVQKGVATPPSLKNIYKELETDIQGFKMPNHGNLTQWADEGVLLLNASLTVRAHEPGSHQGKGWEAFTDQAISQLSAQKTGLVFLLWGKFAQQKAALIDEKKHTILKSAHPSPFSAYTGFFGSKHFSKTNEILIAEGKKPINWQIS; from the coding sequence ATGTCAGCAGCATTAGAACCAGGCTGGTTAAAAGTACTGGAACCTGAATTTGAAAAAGAATACATGAAAAACCTGAAAGCTTTTCTTTTACAGGAAAAACAGGCAGGAAAAACAGTGTATCCTAAAGGTGCAGATATTTTCGCAGCCTTTAACCATACTCCTTTTGACAAAGTAGAAGTGGTGATTTTAGGTCAGGACCCCTATCACGGAGATGGCCAGGCACATGGTCTTTCTTTTTCTGTACAAAAAGGAGTAGCGACTCCCCCATCTTTAAAAAACATTTATAAAGAGCTGGAAACCGACATCCAGGGGTTTAAAATGCCAAATCATGGTAACCTGACCCAATGGGCAGATGAAGGTGTATTATTACTGAACGCATCCCTTACCGTAAGGGCTCATGAACCTGGTTCACATCAGGGTAAAGGCTGGGAAGCATTTACAGATCAGGCGATCAGCCAGCTTTCAGCTCAAAAAACCGGACTGGTATTTTTACTATGGGGTAAGTTCGCACAACAAAAAGCTGCGTTGATTGATGAAAAGAAGCATACCATATTAAAATCTGCACACCCTTCACCATTTTCTGCTTATACCGGATTTTTTGGGAGTAAACATTTTTCGAAAACAAATGAAATTCTGATTGCTGAAGGTAAAAAGCCAATTAACTGGCAAATCAGCTAG
- the smpB gene encoding SsrA-binding protein SmpB, producing MATDIQIKNKRAYFDYHVVDKYNAGLALLGTEIKAIRQGKANMTDAFCMFIGNVLYVRNLHISEYSHSSFHHHDIKRDRILLLQKKELKKLKFRSEEKGYTIVPLRIFTNERGFAKIEIALAQGKKDFDKRDSIKDRESKREMDRAMKG from the coding sequence ATGGCGACTGACATTCAAATAAAAAATAAAAGAGCATACTTCGATTACCATGTTGTTGATAAATACAATGCCGGACTGGCTTTGCTTGGAACAGAAATAAAGGCAATCAGACAAGGTAAAGCAAATATGACTGATGCCTTCTGCATGTTCATTGGCAATGTACTTTATGTAAGAAATCTTCATATCTCAGAATACAGCCACAGTTCTTTCCATCACCATGATATTAAACGTGACCGGATTTTACTGCTGCAAAAAAAGGAATTGAAAAAGCTGAAATTCAGAAGTGAAGAAAAAGGATATACGATTGTTCCGCTTCGCATTTTCACAAATGAGAGAGGTTTTGCTAAAATAGAAATTGCATTAGCGCAGGGAAAGAAAGACTTTGATAAAAGAGACAGCATCAAAGACCGTGAATCTAAACGTGAAATGGACCGGGCAATGAAAGGCTAA
- a CDS encoding DUF2892 domain-containing protein, with protein sequence MPNIVRLIAAFVILGGAVALMIFGFWGWGVLAVLISILIVATFFYNENMLLAQWFLRKDDMPKAESFLNRITNYETQLIRPQHGYYQLLIGLIESRKAPMQSEKYFKKALALGMQMDHNIALAKLSLAGIAMGKRNKREAQIYLTEAKKADKNKLLADQIKQMKDQLGLMDKQQQVRYR encoded by the coding sequence ATGCCAAACATAGTAAGACTTATCGCAGCTTTTGTGATACTGGGGGGTGCGGTAGCACTTATGATTTTCGGTTTTTGGGGTTGGGGAGTTTTAGCTGTATTGATTAGTATACTCATCGTAGCTACTTTTTTCTACAACGAGAACATGCTGCTTGCACAATGGTTTTTACGTAAAGATGATATGCCTAAAGCGGAAAGCTTTTTAAATAGAATAACAAATTATGAAACACAATTGATCAGACCTCAGCATGGTTATTATCAGTTGCTGATTGGTTTGATTGAATCGAGAAAAGCACCCATGCAGTCTGAGAAATATTTTAAGAAAGCTTTGGCATTAGGGATGCAGATGGATCATAATATCGCCCTTGCTAAATTAAGTTTAGCTGGTATTGCGATGGGTAAACGTAATAAAAGAGAAGCTCAGATTTATCTGACAGAAGCCAAGAAAGCGGATAAAAATAAATTACTGGCAGATCAGATCAAACAAATGAAAGATCAGCTGGGCTTGATGGATAAGCAGCAACAAGTAAGATACAGATAG
- a CDS encoding metal-dependent transcriptional regulator — protein MHSFTEENYLKVIYHISQTEPGTVQTNAIANGLNTKAASVTDMLKKLADKQLIDYIKYQGVTLTEKGKIAAIKVIRKHRLWEVFLVDKLKFRWDEVHDIAEELEHINSSLLVERLDDFLGFPKRDPHGDPIPDQHGNFEPSAHTHLHEIATGKSGIIIGVSEHSSPFLIHLEKLGLTIGATITIQGITAYDGSVELVVNNLPVNVSRKVAQHILVKLEEAVHN, from the coding sequence ATGCACTCATTTACTGAAGAGAATTACCTCAAAGTCATTTATCATATTTCCCAGACAGAGCCTGGCACCGTACAAACCAACGCGATTGCCAATGGATTGAACACCAAGGCGGCCTCTGTTACCGACATGCTTAAAAAGCTGGCAGATAAGCAATTAATTGATTATATTAAGTACCAGGGAGTCACATTAACTGAAAAAGGGAAAATCGCTGCAATTAAAGTCATCCGGAAACACCGTTTATGGGAAGTCTTTTTAGTAGACAAACTTAAATTCCGATGGGATGAAGTCCATGATATTGCAGAAGAACTCGAACATATTAATTCTTCTCTATTGGTGGAGCGCTTAGACGATTTTCTTGGTTTTCCGAAAAGAGATCCCCACGGTGATCCGATTCCTGATCAGCATGGAAATTTTGAACCCTCTGCACATACACATCTTCATGAAATTGCCACAGGAAAAAGTGGCATTATCATTGGTGTCAGTGAACATTCTTCTCCATTTTTAATTCATCTGGAGAAGCTGGGTTTAACCATAGGTGCAACCATAACTATTCAGGGAATTACCGCCTATGATGGTTCAGTAGAACTCGTAGTCAATAATCTGCCTGTCAATGTCAGCCGCAAAGTAGCGCAGCACATCCTTGTTAAATTAGAAGAAGCTGTTCATAATTAA
- a CDS encoding Lrp/AsnC family transcriptional regulator → MAAELDKIDFKILKLLQENGRITNLLLSQEIGLSPAPTLERVRKLEMSGFIKSYHALVDEEKLGLGIKTFIQVQLDFHKNNTIQIFLDEVNQIKEITECHHVTGQADFLLKVYVSDIKAYERLIMDKISKISVVKTFQTMMIMSTTKKEPIVPLEY, encoded by the coding sequence ATGGCAGCAGAACTAGATAAGATAGATTTTAAAATACTTAAACTTTTACAAGAAAACGGAAGAATAACCAATTTGCTTTTATCGCAGGAAATTGGGTTGTCACCAGCACCTACTTTAGAAAGAGTAAGAAAACTGGAAATGTCCGGTTTCATTAAGAGTTACCATGCATTAGTGGATGAGGAGAAGTTGGGTTTAGGCATTAAAACGTTTATTCAGGTGCAACTGGACTTCCACAAGAACAATACGATCCAGATATTTTTGGATGAGGTGAACCAGATTAAAGAAATTACTGAATGTCACCATGTGACCGGACAGGCAGATTTCCTGTTAAAAGTATATGTGAGTGATATTAAAGCTTATGAGCGTTTAATTATGGACAAGATCAGTAAAATCAGCGTAGTGAAAACTTTTCAGACGATGATGATCATGTCAACTACTAAGAAAGAGCCGATTGTACCCTTAGAGTATTAA
- a CDS encoding Nramp family divalent metal transporter translates to MKQTESLSEVHQSVDTGKRTGWRRILSFIGPAYLVSVGYMDPGNWATDLAGGSKFGYQLIWVLLMSNLIALLLQSLSARLGIVRGLDLAQASRNAYPKWVNVPLFGLAQTAIVACDLAEIIGMAIGLNLLFGLPLIWGISITIFDTVLLLFLMNKGMRKMEVFIVSMVFIVGISFLVEMFIVEPSLKEIAKGLEPSVLSGQALYIAIGIIGATVMPHNLYLHSSLVQTRKFERDDQGIKEAIKFNFIDTAVALNLAFFVNAAILILAAAAFYKNGMHEVAEIQDAYKLLGHIFGGVAPALFAIALIAAGQSSTITGTLAGQIVMEGHLNLRIQPWLRRLITRLLAIIPAFFTILYFGNDALSGLLILSQVVLSLQLGFAVIPLIHFTSDKKEMKGFAIKLWVKILAWISAAVIVALNIKLVIEEISGWATTTHGWYIYGLIIPVAILIGLLLLYVFVYPMLSSSIKHQKNIPHGNAMAIDPVDHIHYIRIGITVDFSKNDLNTIRHALIQGGKKADYHLIHIVETAGAQYHGKAALDHETVSDAENLKKYGQNLAELGYHGIPHIGFGGTARAIAEITKANDLQLLVMGAHGHKGLKDLIFGTTVDAVRHKITIPVLVVR, encoded by the coding sequence ATGAAGCAAACAGAATCGTTAAGCGAAGTACATCAAAGTGTAGACACCGGTAAGCGTACCGGATGGAGAAGGATATTATCTTTTATTGGCCCGGCTTACCTGGTTAGTGTGGGTTATATGGATCCGGGAAACTGGGCTACCGACCTTGCAGGAGGCAGTAAATTCGGCTATCAGTTAATCTGGGTACTGCTGATGTCGAACTTAATCGCCCTGCTCTTACAATCTTTAAGTGCAAGATTAGGTATCGTAAGGGGCCTGGACTTAGCACAGGCTTCCAGAAACGCCTATCCTAAATGGGTAAATGTTCCGTTATTTGGTTTAGCGCAGACCGCAATTGTAGCCTGTGACCTTGCAGAAATTATTGGTATGGCCATCGGTTTGAACCTGCTATTCGGTTTGCCGCTGATCTGGGGCATTAGTATTACTATTTTTGATACCGTATTACTTTTGTTCCTGATGAATAAAGGAATGCGGAAAATGGAAGTTTTCATTGTTTCCATGGTTTTCATCGTAGGGATTTCCTTTTTAGTAGAGATGTTTATTGTGGAGCCTTCCCTGAAGGAAATTGCCAAAGGACTGGAGCCTTCTGTACTGTCCGGACAAGCCCTTTATATTGCCATCGGTATTATCGGAGCTACTGTGATGCCCCACAATCTTTACCTGCACTCTTCGCTGGTTCAGACCAGGAAGTTTGAACGTGATGATCAGGGAATTAAGGAAGCCATCAAATTCAATTTTATAGATACTGCCGTTGCACTTAACCTTGCCTTCTTTGTCAATGCTGCGATCCTGATTCTGGCTGCTGCCGCCTTTTATAAAAATGGAATGCATGAAGTTGCAGAAATACAGGATGCCTATAAACTGCTTGGACATATATTTGGCGGCGTTGCCCCAGCTCTTTTCGCGATTGCATTGATTGCCGCGGGGCAAAGTTCGACCATTACTGGTACACTGGCTGGCCAGATTGTGATGGAAGGTCACCTGAACCTTAGAATACAGCCCTGGCTGCGCCGGTTAATTACCCGGTTGCTGGCCATTATTCCTGCTTTTTTCACTATCCTTTATTTTGGAAATGACGCCTTAAGCGGTTTACTGATTCTAAGTCAGGTTGTATTAAGTTTACAACTCGGCTTTGCGGTGATCCCACTGATCCATTTCACTTCTGATAAAAAAGAGATGAAAGGCTTTGCCATTAAGCTATGGGTCAAAATACTGGCCTGGATCAGTGCTGCCGTTATTGTTGCCCTGAATATTAAACTCGTTATAGAAGAAATTTCAGGCTGGGCAACCACCACACATGGATGGTATATCTATGGGTTGATTATTCCTGTGGCTATCCTGATTGGCCTGCTTTTACTTTATGTTTTTGTTTATCCGATGCTCAGTTCCAGCATAAAGCACCAGAAAAATATCCCTCACGGAAATGCAATGGCTATTGATCCTGTCGATCATATCCATTATATCAGGATAGGTATTACCGTCGATTTTTCAAAGAATGACCTGAACACGATCCGCCATGCACTGATCCAGGGCGGTAAAAAAGCAGATTATCATTTAATCCATATTGTTGAAACTGCCGGCGCCCAGTACCATGGAAAAGCTGCGCTCGATCATGAGACAGTGAGTGATGCAGAAAACCTGAAGAAATATGGCCAGAACCTGGCAGAGCTGGGTTATCACGGTATTCCCCATATTGGTTTTGGCGGTACAGCACGTGCCATTGCAGAAATCACTAAAGCCAATGATTTACAGTTGCTGGTGATGGGTGCACACGGACATAAAGGACTAAAAGATTTAATTTTCGGAACTACCGTAGATGCAGTAAGACATAAAATTACCATACCAGTATTGGTGGTCAGATAA
- a CDS encoding protein-L-isoaspartate(D-aspartate) O-methyltransferase, with product MAYKFVDNYRERGARKKLVEHLKSRGITDERVLRAIGKVPRHFFFDETFWNQAYKDIAFPIGDGQTISQPYTVAYQSELLHISKGDSVLEIGTGSGYQTCILMELGAEVFTIERQESIYRHTLKVLPGMGYNANFFFGDGSIGIAEHAPYHKIIVTAGAPFVPEILLKQLKIGGMLVIPVGDAHSQTMVTVIRVSETDYEKFELDTFRFVPLVGDQAW from the coding sequence ATGGCATACAAGTTTGTAGATAATTACCGGGAAAGAGGAGCAAGAAAGAAATTGGTGGAGCATCTTAAATCAAGAGGCATCACAGATGAGCGGGTACTGAGGGCAATTGGAAAAGTACCACGACATTTCTTCTTTGATGAAACTTTCTGGAACCAGGCTTATAAAGACATTGCTTTTCCGATTGGTGACGGGCAAACTATTTCTCAGCCTTATACGGTAGCTTACCAGAGTGAATTGCTGCACATCAGCAAAGGTGACAGTGTATTGGAAATAGGAACTGGCTCTGGTTACCAGACCTGTATTTTAATGGAATTGGGGGCAGAAGTATTTACCATCGAGAGACAGGAAAGTATTTACAGACACACCCTTAAAGTATTGCCCGGAATGGGATATAATGCGAATTTCTTTTTTGGTGACGGCTCAATAGGGATAGCTGAACATGCGCCATATCACAAAATTATTGTGACTGCCGGTGCGCCGTTTGTTCCTGAAATTTTATTGAAACAGTTAAAAATCGGTGGTATGCTGGTGATCCCGGTAGGTGATGCACATTCTCAGACCATGGTTACGGTAATCCGTGTCAGCGAGACTGACTACGAAAAGTTTGAACTGGATACCTTTAGATTCGTACCACTGGTAGGGGACCAGGCCTGGTAA